A stretch of DNA from Limnohabitans sp. MORI2:
ACACCAGGCACATTCTTTAATGGTTGAAATTCGTCAAGGTTGCTGATGCGTGGGTAAGCAACGACGGCGACTGTTTTGCTCACCACACCGGTGGCGCGACTGCGGTCATCAAACACCCCATCTTCTTCGGGCAGACCGTGTTGCCACCACATGGGCAGCACACCCACTGTAGGAACACCTGTGCGTGCTTGCAGCATCTCAGGTGCGGGCGGAAGCAGTGATGCATCGCCACGAAACTTATTGAGCACAAAACCAGTGATACGTGCCTGGTCTTCTGGGGGCAATAAGGCCCATGTGCCGTAGAGATGGGCAAACGCACCGCCTTTGTCGATGTCGGTCACCAGCAGGCAACGCGCATCACCATGACGCGCCACGCGGAGGTTGACGATGTCGCTGGTCATGAGGTTTATTTCTGCGGGAGAGCCAGCGCCCTCAATTACCACCACGTCATTTTCAGCACGTAACGCGTCAAGCGATGCAGCGATATGTGGCCACACTTTTTCGCTGCGACCGCGCCAAGGTGTATTCGTCAGCTCGTTGTTCACCTCGCCTAACAACACCACTTGGCTGTGCGTGTCGGCTTCGGGTTTGAGCAGCAAAGGGTTCATGCGTACATCTGGCTCGGCTTTGGCTGCGAGTGCTTGGAAGTATTGGGCAGAGCCCACTTCGCCAAGACCGTTGTGTGAGGCCACCACGCGCGCGTTGTTGCTCATGTTTTGTGCTTTGAAAGGGGCCACCTTCAACCCTTGACGCGCGTACCAGCGGCACAGCGCTGTGGTGAGCCAGCTTTTACCTGCGCCACTGGATGTCCCCAACACCATCACACACTTGGCCGTCATGGCAAATCCTTTGGGTTTTAAAGCTTGGGCACCGCCACCCACTGACCATTCAGCGAATGGATAGCAATGCGGTTGTCAAACACGGCTTCAACAGCGCGGTGCGTTTCCGCGTCGGTACACGCACCTTGATGGACCACACGACCAGCTTGCATCACCACCATGTCATCGGCATGCAGGGCCATGCCGACTTCGTGTAACACACTGATGACGGTGGTGTGTTGCGAGGTGAGACAGCGCACTTGTTCTAGCCAATCCACTTGGTGAGGTGGATCAAGGTTAGCAAGTGGTTCATCCATCAACATCACTTGCGCTTGCACGGCCATGGCACGTGCCAGCAGCACGCGCTGACGCTCCCCGCCCGAGAGCTGAGCAATAGAGCGTTCACGCCAGTCCCAAGCTTGGGTGGCTTTCAGCGCAGTCTCTACCACCGCATGGTCGTTCTCATTGGGCGCAGCCAACCAATCTTGATGCGGCATTCGCCCGAGCATGACCACATCCCATACGCGCAAATCGTCAGACGTTGATTCGTTTTGGCCTAGCCACGACAACTGCTGCGCGCGCTCTTTGCGGTTCATGGCCACGAGCTCTTGGTCGAATAAAAAGATGCGGCCACTGACTGGCAACAACCCTGCCATGGCTTTGAGCAAAGTGGACTTGCCCGCGCCGTTGGGTCCGACGATGCTGGTCCAACGCCCCGCCGCAAACGACATGTCAATGCCGTGCAACACCTCTTGCCCTGCAAGAGACACATGCACATCGCGCAAACGCAAAGCCATCAGCGGCGCATTCATCGTGCTGCCCTCGCCGTTTGGCTGCGATACATCAACCACAGCAAATAGCCACCACCCAAGACAGCGGTCAAGACCCCCACAGGCATCTCTTGCGGTGACAACAACAGTCGTGCCAACAAATCAGCAAACAGCAGCAGAACACCGCCCATCAAGGTGGACAACAACACAACCCAGTTGTGTTTGGCGTTCACCAAAGAGCGCACCAGGTGCGGCGCAGCCAAGCCCACAAAGGCCACCAAGCCCGTTTGCGCCACAGCCGTCCCCGTTGCCAATGCCAACACACACACCAGCGCCACACGCACAGGTGCGAGTGGCACCCCCAAGCTCAAGGCAGTCGACTCGCCCAAGCTCAAAGCGTCCAACACACGGCTCAGGACAAAGGCACTCGTCACACAAAGCAGCAACACACCCAACATCAACACACAAGCATTCCAAGCGATGAAACTGGTGGAACCCAACAAAAAGCCTTGCATGCCCTGCAACACATCAGGACGCAAGAGCGTGATGAGCGATGCCAACGCACCCAACACCACACCCACAATCACGCCAGCCAATAACAAACGCAAAGTGTGTTGCACGCCACGCGCCAACACAAGCGTGAGCAACACGGCCAGTACCGCGCCCACAAACGCTGCGCCTGTCAAACCCAAACGCACCAAAAACTCTGTCGCAAACGGGTTGCCGCCAAACAGTGCCAACGCCACAGCCAC
This window harbors:
- a CDS encoding iron ABC transporter permease; the protein is MTVHSVRWSPVLVALCLLALSALGIALGSAVGSTGFESWFAALQDDTAWQIVWDIRLPRSVGACAAGALLGLAGALAQGLFRNPLADPYLLGSASGASLGVAVALALFGGNPFATEFLVRLGLTGAAFVGAVLAVLLTLVLARGVQHTLRLLLAGVIVGVVLGALASLITLLRPDVLQGMQGFLLGSTSFIAWNACVLMLGVLLLCVTSAFVLSRVLDALSLGESTALSLGVPLAPVRVALVCVLALATGTAVAQTGLVAFVGLAAPHLVRSLVNAKHNWVVLLSTLMGGVLLLFADLLARLLLSPQEMPVGVLTAVLGGGYLLWLMYRSQTARAAR
- a CDS encoding cobyric acid synthase, with the translated sequence MTAKCVMVLGTSSGAGKSWLTTALCRWYARQGLKVAPFKAQNMSNNARVVASHNGLGEVGSAQYFQALAAKAEPDVRMNPLLLKPEADTHSQVVLLGEVNNELTNTPWRGRSEKVWPHIAASLDALRAENDVVVIEGAGSPAEINLMTSDIVNLRVARHGDARCLLVTDIDKGGAFAHLYGTWALLPPEDQARITGFVLNKFRGDASLLPPAPEMLQARTGVPTVGVLPMWWQHGLPEEDGVFDDRSRATGVVSKTVAVVAYPRISNLDEFQPLKNVPGVRLLWARSPADLAGLQATDWVILPGSKHTSSDLAWLRTNGLDAAIAQHAAQGGAVLGVCGGLQMLGEALIDTHGIDGNAAGLGLLPVVTQFATDKTVQRTQAQFGALRGAWSALSGVQVSGYEIHHGQTHAHSAMLAAGQVAHEVMPTLAWQNDAGNVMGTYLHGLFEDPAVLHALFGAQTPTLDTVFEGLADYLDQHMNAEVLHSLIA
- a CDS encoding ABC transporter ATP-binding protein, yielding MNAPLMALRLRDVHVSLAGQEVLHGIDMSFAAGRWTSIVGPNGAGKSTLLKAMAGLLPVSGRIFLFDQELVAMNRKERAQQLSWLGQNESTSDDLRVWDVVMLGRMPHQDWLAAPNENDHAVVETALKATQAWDWRERSIAQLSGGERQRVLLARAMAVQAQVMLMDEPLANLDPPHQVDWLEQVRCLTSQHTTVISVLHEVGMALHADDMVVMQAGRVVHQGACTDAETHRAVEAVFDNRIAIHSLNGQWVAVPKL